From the genome of Chengkuizengella sediminis:
TTAATAATTCATCAATGATTAAAATAGCTTGGCTGCATTTATCTGCAATATACTTATAAGTAAGTTCCTCAACATCATGTTCAGGATAATCAATATTTACTTCAATATGAGCCATCAATTCAATAAGTAATTTTCTTAAATTCACAATTTTATCTGATAATGAACCCTCTACTTGTTTCATGGCAACAGAATAAGCTCGATCCGACTTAGAACGTATAAGATCGATAACTGCTTCAGCTTGTGTTAAATCAATTCTACCGTTTAAAAAAGCCCTTTTAGTAAACTCTCCAGGTTCTGCTAAACGAGCGCCATTTAGCAACAATAATTCCAATGTTTTTTTAACTGCTATTAATCCACCATGACAACTAATTTCAACTACATTTTCTTTTGTAAAAGATCTTGGGGCTAACATCACAGTTAACAAGACCTCATCTACTTTCAGCCCTGTATCTGATTCTTTTATGTACCCATATTGCACAGTATGGGTTTTCATATCAGAAGCTTTCTGTTTTGCATAAAAAATGGTATCAGCAATGGAAACGGCTTCAGGACCACTAATACGAATCATTGCAATACCACCTTCACCAAGCGGTGTTGAAATGGCGGCAATTGTATCGGAAATCATGAACACACCTCTTTATCCCGTAATATTACCTTTTATCAATTTATCATTCACAAATTCACTTTCAAATTATAAAAAAAGATTCCTTTTACTTTCAATTAAAGCTATTTTTAAAATTCTTAAACAAGCTCCAAATGGTAAAAAAGCAATGGCTCATTCAATAAATAATAAGCCATTGCAGAAAATGAATAACCATATTTTAAATCATAAGATAATAATTTCACTTTAATGAAACAACCACGTACCTATTAGGTTCTTTTCCTTCACTTTTAGTATTTATTTTAGGATGGTCCTGCAAATACGTATGGATAATCTTACGATCCTGTGGCGACATTGGTTCAAGAGAAACATCTCTTTTATATCTAATCACTCGGTCAGCAATTTTACCAGCCAATTGCTCAAGTGTCTTCTTCCTTTTTTCGCGAAAATTTTCTGCATCTAGTAAAACTCTATGGTATGAATTAGCATATCGATTTGCAACAATATTAACTAAATACTGTAGTGAATCCAATGTTTGTCCTCTTCTACCAATTAAAATACCGACTTCTGATCCAGTAAGATTAATAAATTTTTCATTATCTTGCCTTTGCCCAATTTCAACGCTGACATCTAACTTCATCTTGTCCACAATATCTTTTAAAAATTCAAAGGCTTCATCAACAACATCAGAAATATACTCTAAATCAACCTTTGCATCCTTAGAACCGATTAAACCTAAAAATCCTTTTGTAGGTTCCTCAATAATATGTACCTTTACTTTGTCTTCAGTTGTGTTTAATTGCGCTAAACCAGATTGAACAGCATCTTCAATCGTTTTACCGGTTACAGAAATTTTTTTCACTTAGAAAGACCTCCCTCTTTTGGAGCCTTACTTTTTTTGTTTCCGTATATAAAATAGGATTGAATAATTGTAAAGATATTACCATACACCCAGTATAAAGGTAAGGCGGATGGGAATGTTAATGCCATTACAAATATTAGTACAGGGAAGATCATCATAATCCCTTGCATACCTGCCATTTGGTTATTCATTTGAGACGACATCATCTTACTTTGAAGATATGTTGTTATTGCCGCTAATATAGGTAAAACATATGGATCTCTTTCACCTAATTGCAACCATAAAAATGTACTGTTACTAATTAAATCATTACGCATGATCGCATTATATAAAGCGATTAGGATCGGCATTTGCACTATAAGTGGTAAACAACCCGCCAATGGATTTATCCCATTTTTTTGGAACAATCTCATGGTTTCTTCCTGTTGCTTTTTCGGATCGGTTTTATATTTTTCTTTTAATTTTTTTATTTCAGGTTGAATTTCTTGCATTTGTTTGGAACTGCGAATCTGTTTTAAAGTAAGTGGTAAAATCAACAATCTTATAATAATCGTTACAATAAGAATAGATATACCATAGTTACTATAAGGAAGATCTGCAAACCAATCTAAAGAAAATGAAAGAGGATGAACAAAATACTTATCCCAAAACCCGTTACTAGGATCTATGGGGTCCTCCATACTACAACCAGCTAGTAAAACTGTTAAAGATAACAATACAAGAAGTAATGGCAAACGACGTGACAAAATTAAATTCCTCCTAACCTACTATCCACATCTTTATAAGTTTCAATATAAACTATATCATAATTTAATCAACAAATAAACAAAACTCAATTCACTTAGAAGCTTAGCTTTATTGATTAATTGGATCTAGAAATGATTAAATACGCTAATCTTTCTTCTAATTTCCTCTAGCTTTTTTCGTTAATATGGACGCTTTACGTAATACATGTAAGATGCTTTTTTCCATTTGATGATATTCCATATGAACAGCTGGTTTTCTAACAATAATAATGAAATCATAACTGGGAGCTACTTTATCTTCGTGATGTCTTACTATTTCTTTAATGACTCTACGCATTCTATTTCTAACTACCGCATTTCCTGTTTTTTTACTTACGGAAATACCTAAGCGAAAATGATGAATTGAATTTTGTTTGTAATAAACCACAAACTGATGATTCGCAATAGATTTTCCATAACGATATATGAAATTAAAATCTTCCTTCTTTTTTAGACGAAATTTATTTTCCATATTAAACGCTCCATATATCATCGTTTCATATTAGATAAGTACTCTAATAGTTAATATTTTTCACACTTCAATCCATATTTAAACTAAAAAGAAAAAAGACCACAGTAAGTGGTCATCTCAAATACTTTACTAAAGCCCTATTTCATTGAGCATAGGTCTTCTACCAGTAAAGTTCATTTACGCACTTAAAATTTTTCTACCCTTTCTACGACGAGCAGTTAAAACTTTGCGTCCATTTTTTGAATTCATTCTTTTACGGAATCCATGTACTTTTTTACGTTTTCTTGTGTTTGGTTGAAAAGTTGGTTTCATTTATCGCACCCCCTTAAGGAATTGCATTTCGCATAATAATCCTTATACATTAAATCATTTTGCTTTCAAAAAGTCAACTTTTATATCCCCTCATTTTTTTCCTCTACTTAATTTATTAACATGTGGGCAAAATAAACGAAATAAAACATATTGGTAATCCAAAAAATAGTACTTGAACATGTGTGTGGATAAAAAATTATCAGATTTAGAAAAATGTCGATTCATCAACAATTAAAGAACAATTTGTCGCTTTGTAAATAAAAAAATATGCACAGGATGTGCACTTGTGGATAATGTTCAGAAATTGATTGAAATATAAAGATTTATTTGCTATGATGAAAATGCTCTATCTTGTGGATATGTAGTAAAAACCATATCATTTATCAACATTCTGTGGATATAGTTGTGAACAACTTATATAATTGTGAATATTTTATCCCTAGAATGGTTTTTTTGTGGGTAAAATAGAATTTTTCGACATAAAAAGATATCTTCTCTTAATAAAATCATAGTAGTTTTTTATCCACAATCAGTTTTTAATACCTAGTAAAAACTGATTACAATATAGACTCGTTTTTCATAAATTAGTAAAAAATCAATACTAATTGAACTCATCAAAATTTTTTTCAACAATTCTTCCATAAAAGATTTTTTTAAAGGTTAAAGGAGTGAATGCATTCATGGAAGATTATCCTGATCAGCTTTGGCAGAAAATTTTATCCATATTACAAACAAAAGTGAGTAAACCTAGTTACGATACTTGGTTAAAATCAACAAAAGTAAAAGTATTTAATGAATCTGTATTGTTGGTTTGCGCACCAAATATGTTTGCAAAGGAGTGGCTGGAAAATCGCTACATAAAACTAATTAGCAATGCGGTTTTTGAAACTACTGGCCGTAAAGTAGAGGTTAAAATAGTGATTGAAGACGAGGAAGTCATTCCTGACGTTATACCAGCGCCGAAAAAAAAGACAAAACAAAAGATTACAACAAATGAAGAGTCTTTACCACCGATGTTAAATGCTAAATATACTTTTGATACGTTTGTCATTGGTTCTGGTAATCGATTTGCACATGCTGCCTCCTTAGCTGTAGCTGAAGCTCCAGCAAAAGCCTATAATCCTTTATTTTTATACGGTGGAGTTGGGTTAGGAAAAACTCATTTAATGCATGCGATTGGACATTATATTATAGAACATCACCCTAAAACCAAGGTATTATATATTTCATCAGAAAAATTTACGAATGAGTTTATTAATGCTATACGTGATAATCGTGGTGAATCTTTTAGAAATAAATATAGAAATATCGATATATTATTAATTGATGATATCCAATTTTTAGCAGGTAAAGAACAAACACAGGAAGAATTTTTCCATACATTTAATGCACTGCATGAGGAATCAAAACAAATTATTATATCTAGTGATCGACCACCTAAAGAAATTCCAACATTAGAAGAAAGACTTCGTTCAAGGTTTGAATGGGGACTTATCACAGATATTCAACCTCCTGATTTAGAAACAAGAATTGCCATACTTAGAAAAAAAGCAAAAGCTGAAAATTTAGATGTGCCAAATGAAGCCATGGTATATATAGCAAGTCAAATTGATACTAACATTAGAGAACTTGAAGGTGCGTTGATACGTGTTGTAGCTTATTCCTCTTTAATAAATGAGGATATATCTGCAGAGTTAGCAAGAAATGCATTAAAAGATATTATACCTTCTAGTCGACCAAGAGTCATTACTGTTGAGGATATTCAAAAAATAACAGGTGCACACTACGGTTTAAATATTGAAGATTTTAAAGCTAGAAAAAGAACAAAATCAGTAGCATTTCCAAGACAAATTGCTATGTATTTGTCAAGAGAACTTACTGACCTATCCCTTCCTAAAATAGGAGAAGCCTTTGGAGGAAGAGATCATACAACCGTAATTCATGCTTATGATAAAATATCAAAATCATTAAAAAATGATCAGGAATTATATAAAGTTGTCCACAATATCACAAGTAAAATTAAAAACCCTTCATAATATCACCAGCCTATGCACAATTTACTCACATGTGAATAGGCTGAAATATTGTACATAAATTAAAGTTATCCACATATTCAGTGTCCCTACTACTTATACTAAAAAAAATATAAAATATAATATTATAGAATACCCGGTTTAAAAAAGTATTCATACAACTAACAAAACTTAATTTATAACCGACTTAAATGATAATAAATAAAGATCAGAAAAATAGTTTGGAGATGGAAATATGGAATTTAAAATTTTAAAAAATAAACTGCATGAGTCCATTCAACATGTTTCAAAAGCAATAACCAACAGAACAACAATCCCCATTTTAAGTGGAATCAAAATTGATGCTCATGATCAAGAAGTTATTTTAACAGCAAGTGATACAGAAATTTCTATTCAAAGTTTCATTCCTAAAGAAGAAAAAGAAATTCAAAATATTGAAATAAAAAAAGAAGGCAGTGTAGTATTACCTGCTAAATTTTTTGTGGAGATTATAAGAAAACTACCAGGTGAATACGTAGAAATTGAAGTGAATTCACAATTTCAAACCATCATTAAATCAGGAACATCTGAACTTCAAATCATTGGTCTTGATCCAGAAGAATATCCAGTACTTCCATCTGTGGAAGAAAACAACTCGATTATGTTAGCAAGTGATCTATTAAAATCCATGATTAAACAAACCTCCTTTGCAATATCAACCAATGAAAGTACACCGATTTTAACAGGGATTTTATGGAGTGTTTCCAATGAAAATTTGAAATTTGTCGCAACGGATCGTCATCGTTTAGCAAGCAGAGAAATTTCAAATCTAGATATGAACTTAGATTTAAATCTTCAAAATATTGTTATTTCAGGAAAAACGCTGAATGAATTAAATAAATTATTACCTGATCAAAATAGTATGATTCACATTGTATTTGCTAATAATCAAGTATTATTTAAAATTGATTCTATATTATTTTATACTCGAATATTAGATGGAATTTATCCAGATACTTCAAAAATCATTCCACAAGTTTTCAAAACGGAAATTACTGTACCAACAAAGATGTTTTTAGAAGCGATAGATCGTGCATATTTATTATCAAAAGAAAATCAAACAAACATTGTTAAAATGATTGTAAAAGATCATGAGGAAATCGAAATTACATCTAGTTTAACTTCTTTAGGTAAAATAACAGAACAAGTAAAAGCGGAAAAAATTGAAGGAGAATTAATACAAATATCCTTTAATTCAAAATATATGCTTGATGCCTTAAAAGTAATTGATAGTGATCATATTCAAATCGGTATTACGGGAACGATGAGTCCAATTATTATTAAACCAAGTGACAATACCAACATGCTTCATTTAATTTTACCTTATCGCACAACAAATTGATAAAGAAAACTCGCTGTTTGGCAAACCTTAGGGGGAGATACACTTATACTTTATTCAATTAAATTTTTGTAGATAATTTAAAGTACTAAAGAACGCTTGAAAGGATAAGTCAAAATGGAAATCATAAAAATTAAAGATGAATATATTACATTAGGACAATTTTTAAAATTAACGAATCATATTTCTACCGGAGGGCAAGCCAAGCCATTTTTACAAGAAAATAGGATATACATCAATGGTTCGCTTGATAATCGAAGAGGTAGAAAAATCGTTCCAGGCGATGAAGTGAAAATCAATGAAACTGGGGATTACAAAGTGACTAATTTGTAACTCAGGGGGAATCTTTTTGTTTTTAAAAAAACTAACTTTAAACAATTATCGCAACTATCAATCTATAGATATCAATCTTGATCATAATATCAATATATTTATAGGTCCAAATGCTCAGGGAAAAACGAATTTACTCGAAGCCATTTACGTTATGGCTTTAACCAAATCACATCGTACAAACACGGACAAAGAATTGATCGGATGGGGATTTGATGAAACATCGATGTATTGTGAGATTGAAAAAAAATACGGAAATAATAAATTAGAAATTCATCTTTCTCAAAAAGGGAAAAAAGTAAAGGTGAATGGACTTGAGCAAAGAAAGCTTAGTGATTTTATTGGGGTGTTAAATGTCGTTATGTTTGCACCTGAAGATTTAGAAATTGTAAAAGGATCACCTAGAATACGTCGTAGATTTATTGATATGGAATTAGGTCAAGTTCACCCTAGTTATATTTATGATTTACAGCAATATCAAAGAATATTAAATCAAAGAAATAATTTATTAAAGCAGCATCATAGTGCAACGGACAAGCATTTAAACGATTTATTAACGATATGGGATCAACAATTCGCCCAGTTCGGTATTAAAATCATCAAAAAACGTCAACACTTTATAACAAAATTACAAATGTGGACTGAACAAATTCATTCAAGTATTACAAACGGGAAGGAGAATTTAAAAGTCATTTACAAACCTTCATTTGAATTTGAACAATTTGATGATGAAACTGTTTTAATTGATCAATTTATGTTAAAGTTAACAAAGATGCGAGAACAGGAATTAAAGAGAGGAATCACCCTAATAGGACCACATCGTGATGATCTTCTTTTTTTAATTAATGATAAAGAGGTTCATACATTCGGATCCCAAGGTCAACAAAGAACAACAGCACTATCCATAAAACTTGCAGAAATTGAGCTCATAAACGAAGAAGTAGGTGAATATCCTCTTCTTCTATTAGACGATGTATTGTCAGAACTTGATCAATATCGTCAAACACAACTTATTGAAACCTTTCAAGACAAAGTTCAAACCTTTATTACTACAACAGGTGTTGAAAGTGTGAATTTATCTAAACTAAATGAAGCCAAACTATTTCATGTGTTAGAAGGCACAGTGACTGTTTAGGATTGGAGTGAAGGGGTTGTTTATTCACCTTGGAGGAGATAAGATTTTAAAGGCATCCGAATTAGTTGCAATATTTGATTTATCCATTGATAAATCATTTGTTGTTTTAGAACCATTTATCAATCATGTTACAGTACAAAATAAGGTTGAAAAGATCTCTAAAGAAAAACCAAAATCACTGATCATTTCAACTACAAAAATATATTATTCACCCATTTCATCTGCCACATTAAAGAAAAGAGCGAATTTTTTACATATTTGATAGATTGTTCAAAAAAAATCCCCACTTTGTCAGCACAGGAAGTGCTGATCCTATATTAGTCACAAGGTTGTGACTGATTTTAAGTAGGGTGCTGAAAACGAAACTTTTTGAACGTTTTTAAGTTGTTTTTTATTCTACACAAGTAGGTGAAGCAAAAATGTCATTGAATCAACCACAAAACAATGCGTATGATGAAAATCAAATTCAAGTACTAGAAGGACTTGAAGCTGTAAGGAAAAGACCTGGGATGTATATCGGTTCAACTGGAGTGAAAGGACTTCACCATTTAGTATGGGAAGTTGTTGATAACAGTATAGATGAAGCTATGGCCGGGTATTGTACAACAATAGATGTTATCGTTAATGAAGATAATAGTATAACTGTAAAGGATAATGGACGAGGTATACCTGTTGGTGAACATCCAAAAATGAAACGTCCGGCATTAGAGGTCGTTATGACGGTACTGCATGCTGGAGGTAAATTTGGTGGAGAAGGATATAAGGTTTCTGGAGGATTACACGGAGTAGGTGTATCCGTAGTGAACGCACTTTCCAAATTAGTGATAGTGCAAGTAAGAAGGGACGGTAAAATACATCAGCAAGAATATCGTTATGGTGCTCCTCAGTATGATTTGAAGATCGTTGGTGAAACAGAAGAAACGGGTACACAAACTACCTTCATACCAGATGACGAAATTTTTAAGGAAACAACAATATACGATTACGATATTTTGCAATCTCGAATTCGTGAACTAGCATTTTTAAACAAAGGCATCGAAATTAATTTGGTAGATAAACGTACTGAAAAAGAAAAGTCTTTCAAATATGAAGGTGGGATCATTTCGTTTGTTGAATATCTAAATCGAAATCGTGAACCTATACATGAACTTCCTATTTACGTTGAAGGAGGAAAAGATCACATTAATGTGGAAATTTCCTTGCAATATAACGATGGTTATAGTGAAAATATTTATTCCTTTGCCAATAATATAAATACACATGAGGGCGGGACACATGAGTCCGGTTTTAAAAGTGCTCTAACTAGAATTTTAAATAACTATGCTAAAAAAAATCAATTGTTGAAAAACAATGAAGCTAATTTCTCTGGTGATGATGTTCGTGAAGGAATCACAGCCATTATCTCCGTGAAAATCCCAGAACCTCAGTTTGAAGGTCAAACTAAAACTAAACTAGGTAACGGTGAGGCAAGAAGTATTGTTGAATCTGTTTTCTCTGAAAAGTTGTCTGAATTTTTAGAAGAAAATCCTTCAATTGCTAAACAAATTATTGAAAAATCACTTCAAGCTGCTAGAGCTAGAGAAGCTGCACGTAAAGCAAGAGAAGCTACGAGAAGAAAAAGTGCATTAGAGGTTAGTTCCTTACCTGGCAAGTTAGCAGATTGCTCCTCTAAAGATGCTTCCATTAGTGAATTATATATCGTCGAGGGAGATTCAGCGGGTGGTTCAGCCAAGCAAGGAAGAGACCGACATTATCAAGCGATACTGCCTTTACGAGGAAAAATACTAAATGTTGAAAAAGCAAGGTTAGATAGAATATTAGGAAATGCAGAAATACGGGCTATTATTACTGCGCTAGGTACAGGGATTGGTGAAGAATTTAATATAGAAAAAGCTAGGTATCATAAAATTATTATTATGACTGATGCCGACGTTGATGGTGCACATATACGCACATTACTATTAACCTTCTTATATCGATATATGAGACCTGTTATAGAATCAGGATACATTTATATCGCACAACCTCCTTTATATAAAATAGAAAAAGGAAAAGTCATTCAATATGCATATAATGAAACTCAGAAGAATGAGATCATTGAGAAATTAAGTGGTAAAGTAAACATTCAACGTTACAAAGGTCTTGGCGAGATGGATGCTGGACAATTGTGGGAAACAACCATGGATCCTGAAAGTCGAACATTATTGCAAGTAACCATCGAAGATGCGATGGATGCCGACGCTATATTTGATACATTAATGGGAGACAATGTAGAACCAAGAAGAGATTTTATACAACAACATGCTAAATATGTTAGTAATATAGATATCTAATTAGGAAGTTATGGTGAGAACATGGCTGATGAAATACGTTCAAATGTAGAAAATAGGGATATTCGTACAGAAATGCAATCCTCTTTTATGGATTATGCTATGAGTATTATTGTAAGCCGCGCATTACCAGATGTAAGGGATGGTTTAAAACCTGTTCATAGGAGAATATTATATGCAATGTCTGAGCTGGGGATGTCACCTGACAAACCATTTAAAAAGTCAGCACGTATTGTTGGTGAGGTTTTAGGTAAATACCATCCACATGGAGATTCCGCTGTTTATGAAACAATGGTAAGGATGGCACAGGACTTTTCACTTCGCTATATGTTAATTGAAGGACATGGAAACTTTGGTTCGATTGATGGAGATTCCGCTGCAGCTCAACGTTATACGGAAGCGCGCCTTTCAAAAATAGCGATGGAAATGTTAAGAGATATTAATAAAGAAACCGTTGATTATGCAGATAATTATGATGGTGAAGAAAAAGAACCCGTTGTTTTACCAGCACGTTTTCCAAATTTATTAGTAAATGGAGTTTCAGGAATTGCTGTAGGAATGGCTACTAATATTCCACCTCATAACCTTGGAGAAGTCATTGATGGTGTGTTGGAGTTAATTAAAAACCCGGATCTAACTCCAATTGATTTAATGGAGTATATCAGTGGACCAGATTTTCCAACAGGTGGTTATATTTTAGGAAGACAGGGGATTAGACAAGCTTATACTACAGGTCGTGGTTCAGTTACCATGAGAGCTAAAGCAGAAATTGAAGAGAATGAGTCTACAAACAAAGCAAAAATTATTGTTAATGAATTACCGTATCAGGTGATAAAAGCAAGATTGATAGAAAAAATTGCAGAATTAGTTAGAGACAAAAAAATTGAAGGTATTACTGATCTTAGAGATGAATCAGATCGAAATGGAATGAGGATCGTAATTGAACTTCGTAGGGATTCAAATCCTCATGTTATTCTCAATAACTTATACAAACAAACATCTATGCAAATCAATTTTGGTGTAAATATGTTGGCTTTAGTTAATGGTGAACCTAAAGTATTAAACATAAAAGATATTTTGCATCACTATATTCAACATCAAATCGAAGTAATTGAAAGACGTACTCAATTTGATTTAAAGAAAGCAGAAGCAAGAGCACATATTTTAGAAGGATTACGAATTGCATTAGATCATTTAGACAAAGTGATTGCATTGATTCGTGCCTCTAGAACAACAGAAGAAGCTAGAGAAGGGTTAATGAATCAATTTGATTTGAGTCATGAACAATCTCAAGCCATTTTGGATATGCGTCTCCAACGTTTAACAGGCTTAGAAAGAGATAAAATTGAAGACGAGTATCAGGAACTATTAAAGAAAATTGCAGAATTACGTGCGATATTAGCTGATGAGCAATTAGTATTAAACATTATTAGAGAAGAATTACTAGAAATTAAAAATAAATTTGGAGATGAAAGACGCTCTGAGATTACAGCTGGTGATTTAGATATTTTAGATGAAGATCTAATCCCACAAGAAGATGTTCTTATTTCCATTTCACATACTGGTTACATTAAACGTATACCTGTTACAACATATCGAAGTCAAAAACGTGGCGGTAGAGGTGTTATTGGGATGGGAACTAAGGATGATGATTTTGTTGAACATCTGTTTGTAACCAACACCCACCATTATTTAATGTTCTTTACGAATAAAGGAAAAGTATATCGTTTGAAGGGTTATGAAATTCCTGAACAAAGTAGGACATCTAAAGGGACACCGATCATTAATCTAATGCAAATCGAACCAGGGGAATATGTGAATGCTGTATTTCCGATTGAAAGCTTTGAAAGTGAACATAACCTTTTCTTTGCTACGAAGAAAGGAATTGTAAAGAAAACGAGTATTCAAGAATATAAAAATATTCGAAAAGGTGGGCTTATCGCTATTACCATTCGTGAAGACGATGAACTAATCGGAGTAAAACTTACGGATGGGAATCAAGAGATTATAATGGGAACTCAGCAAGGAATGTCCATTCGATTCTCTGAAAAAGATGTTCGTACTATGGGGCGTTCAGCTTCAGGTGTAAAGGGAATAACGATTTCGGAAAATGATCAAGTCATTGATATGGATGTTGTAGATGACGACAATGATGTATTGATTGTCACAGCAAAAGGTTACGGTAAAAGAACTCCAATGTCTGAATATCGATCTCAGACTAGAGGTGGTAAAGGTATAAAAACAATCAATGTAACCGACAAAAATGGTTCGGTGGTTGGTTTAAAAATTGTTCACAATGATGAGGATTTAATGATTATCACTTCTCTTGGTACCATCATACGTACAAGCATGTCTGAGATTTCAACAATGGGTAGGAACACTCAAGGTGTTAGATTGATTAATATCAGAGAAGAAGACCAAGTAGCTACGGTAACTCAGGTCGAAAAAAGTGAAGAAAATGAAGAAACTGAAGAAACTGATGGAGTTGATTCAGAAGCAACGGAATAAAGGTTTTTATATACCTTAAGAAGTTTAAACCAAGGACAGAATATTTATTTATTCTGTCCTTAAATTCAGTTAAGGGGTGGTGATTTTAATGAAAAGAGTAGGTGTATCGCAAATACAAAAGGGAGATCAATTAGTAGAAGATGTGACTACAATGCTAGGTGGAACTTTATTTCATAAGGGGACTATTTTACGAGATAGAGAGATTGAGATTTTAACTGCATTTTTAGTTAATAACGTGGTTGTAGAGATGGAACAAGACGAAGAGATAAACGATGAGAAATTATCCATACTCAATAATGATTTGACAAATGAATATCAAGAGGTATTTTCTTTTATTAAAAAAGTATTTTTGAATGTTCACTCTGACAATATACCTTTATTGGAAGTGCGCACAAAGTTAGAATCACTCATTTCCCTAATTCATCAATATGATATTTTATTATTTGCACCACCAATAACAGATTCTAAAGATTATTATATTCATAAAAGCATCAAAGTAAGTATGACTTCTTATTTACTAGCTAAATGGAGTAATCTACCTCAAAAAGACTGGATTCAAGTTAGTATCTCGGGGTTACTACATGATATAGGAAACACGAAAATTGATCCTGATATATTACATAAGTCTGAAAGATTAAACTCCGAGGAGATTCAAGAAATTAAAAAACATACTATTCATGGATATCATATACTTAAAGATGTAACGGGGATTAATGAAGGAGTAAAATTAGCAGCCCTTCAGCATCACGAAAAAAGTGATGGTAGCGGGTATCCGTTGGGTTCTGATAAAAACAAAATACATCTATATGCGAAAATTGTAGCTGTAGCAGATATATTTCATGC
Proteins encoded in this window:
- the gyrB gene encoding DNA topoisomerase (ATP-hydrolyzing) subunit B, translated to MSLNQPQNNAYDENQIQVLEGLEAVRKRPGMYIGSTGVKGLHHLVWEVVDNSIDEAMAGYCTTIDVIVNEDNSITVKDNGRGIPVGEHPKMKRPALEVVMTVLHAGGKFGGEGYKVSGGLHGVGVSVVNALSKLVIVQVRRDGKIHQQEYRYGAPQYDLKIVGETEETGTQTTFIPDDEIFKETTIYDYDILQSRIRELAFLNKGIEINLVDKRTEKEKSFKYEGGIISFVEYLNRNREPIHELPIYVEGGKDHINVEISLQYNDGYSENIYSFANNINTHEGGTHESGFKSALTRILNNYAKKNQLLKNNEANFSGDDVREGITAIISVKIPEPQFEGQTKTKLGNGEARSIVESVFSEKLSEFLEENPSIAKQIIEKSLQAARAREAARKAREATRRKSALEVSSLPGKLADCSSKDASISELYIVEGDSAGGSAKQGRDRHYQAILPLRGKILNVEKARLDRILGNAEIRAIITALGTGIGEEFNIEKARYHKIIIMTDADVDGAHIRTLLLTFLYRYMRPVIESGYIYIAQPPLYKIEKGKVIQYAYNETQKNEIIEKLSGKVNIQRYKGLGEMDAGQLWETTMDPESRTLLQVTIEDAMDADAIFDTLMGDNVEPRRDFIQQHAKYVSNIDI
- the gyrA gene encoding DNA gyrase subunit A, yielding MADEIRSNVENRDIRTEMQSSFMDYAMSIIVSRALPDVRDGLKPVHRRILYAMSELGMSPDKPFKKSARIVGEVLGKYHPHGDSAVYETMVRMAQDFSLRYMLIEGHGNFGSIDGDSAAAQRYTEARLSKIAMEMLRDINKETVDYADNYDGEEKEPVVLPARFPNLLVNGVSGIAVGMATNIPPHNLGEVIDGVLELIKNPDLTPIDLMEYISGPDFPTGGYILGRQGIRQAYTTGRGSVTMRAKAEIEENESTNKAKIIVNELPYQVIKARLIEKIAELVRDKKIEGITDLRDESDRNGMRIVIELRRDSNPHVILNNLYKQTSMQINFGVNMLALVNGEPKVLNIKDILHHYIQHQIEVIERRTQFDLKKAEARAHILEGLRIALDHLDKVIALIRASRTTEEAREGLMNQFDLSHEQSQAILDMRLQRLTGLERDKIEDEYQELLKKIAELRAILADEQLVLNIIREELLEIKNKFGDERRSEITAGDLDILDEDLIPQEDVLISISHTGYIKRIPVTTYRSQKRGGRGVIGMGTKDDDFVEHLFVTNTHHYLMFFTNKGKVYRLKGYEIPEQSRTSKGTPIINLMQIEPGEYVNAVFPIESFESEHNLFFATKKGIVKKTSIQEYKNIRKGGLIAITIREDDELIGVKLTDGNQEIIMGTQQGMSIRFSEKDVRTMGRSASGVKGITISENDQVIDMDVVDDDNDVLIVTAKGYGKRTPMSEYRSQTRGGKGIKTINVTDKNGSVVGLKIVHNDEDLMIITSLGTIIRTSMSEISTMGRNTQGVRLINIREEDQVATVTQVEKSEENEETEETDGVDSEATE
- the remB gene encoding extracellular matrix regulator RemB, which codes for MFIHLGGDKILKASELVAIFDLSIDKSFVVLEPFINHVTVQNKVEKISKEKPKSLIISTTKIYYSPISSATLKKRANFLHI
- the recF gene encoding DNA replication/repair protein RecF (All proteins in this family for which functions are known are DNA-binding proteins that assist the filamentation of RecA onto DNA for the initiation of recombination or recombinational repair.); its protein translation is MFLKKLTLNNYRNYQSIDINLDHNINIFIGPNAQGKTNLLEAIYVMALTKSHRTNTDKELIGWGFDETSMYCEIEKKYGNNKLEIHLSQKGKKVKVNGLEQRKLSDFIGVLNVVMFAPEDLEIVKGSPRIRRRFIDMELGQVHPSYIYDLQQYQRILNQRNNLLKQHHSATDKHLNDLLTIWDQQFAQFGIKIIKKRQHFITKLQMWTEQIHSSITNGKENLKVIYKPSFEFEQFDDETVLIDQFMLKLTKMREQELKRGITLIGPHRDDLLFLINDKEVHTFGSQGQQRTTALSIKLAEIELINEEVGEYPLLLLDDVLSELDQYRQTQLIETFQDKVQTFITTTGVESVNLSKLNEAKLFHVLEGTVTV